A window from Onychomys torridus unplaced genomic scaffold, mOncTor1.1, whole genome shotgun sequence encodes these proteins:
- the LOC118575186 gene encoding LOW QUALITY PROTEIN: pre-mRNA cleavage complex 2 protein Pcf11-like (The sequence of the model RefSeq protein was modified relative to this genomic sequence to represent the inferred CDS: deleted 1 base in 1 codon; substituted 1 base at 1 genomic stop codon), whose amino-acid sequence MSEQMPDKAGAAGALEDICRDYQSSLEDLTFNSKPHINMLTIVAEENLPFAKEIVSLIEAQTAKAPSSEKLPLMYLMDSIVKNVGREYLTAFTKNLVATFICVFEKVDKNTRKSLFKLRSTWDEIFPLKKLYVLDVRVNSLDPAWPIKPLPPDVKTSSMHVNCKFLNKSPEEASAPGTVLSSPSISTPLIEPHIQKNLTQEQLIGQEVLENPKQLLELQQKKQQLELEEAKAPLAGSLSVQQETANLGPGTLPWKLRVSQIPTMAIKTPHQVPVQPDKSRPGPSLQTQDLKGITRDPRLNRRRQHSSHGKEQSLRKEYVMNPLNESDSNTRKTVPSEELNSSKQAKSESSERITKNELDQLDSKSTSKSQSPLKNKSSHKKDLKNQDWERMRVCGMNKRDPRIKEYLQDRAEGKEEDVKEKRKTAEKMDKDEHMESSEHRLIGSRSQIINGIVKKQDMFTEDLEKQGPKPGRTRTRKRSRSRSPRSQSPNGRQRSMFPDLAPKTRKMHESGLKQSHMEEFPAPSREERNVKGSTKQDGRDPRQLKKMDEHWPKETASPPSVKSGAEPQENIDNWQSCKSAKGWKSSWQENKSIHVCDEHSQAPHLRHRESWSSTKGILSPRTPKQHRRPSGHADLQIPTELTIASKREVLQTLSELSASGDISQDQFLGVVHQIPQLFQYQEGGREEQRSPFNDCFPFKRPRYEDSDKPIVDGPASRIAGLNTNQRLTALAEDRPLLDGPDRPCERRHVPAKMILEGPNELSHRMDGPPTPASLGLEGSQRQSRGGGLMQCRGPQGQLGGACPLRFEVRPGPVQLPLRHEGTIVQGGGGGGGGGGGGGGGGGGGSFQFEGSPSVSLEGSEGGLGFEGPGGQPLGVLRSEGPLGHPVGSLRFDNPRCQPLGGLRFKGAHHRPGGAIRFDGPHGQPGGAIRFEGPLPQQGVGMRFEGPHGQAVAGVRLEGHNQLGGNLMSEGPHGQPGFGIRFEGPLVQQGGGMRFGGPVPGGGLRTEAPVGQGGPRFQGGHSVRFDGQPGQSSLLPRYDGTQSLPGPRFERVGQPCPQRLPGSPGPQVQVRFDSVTQRFDGPQQQQASRSDIPLCVQGTRFDNHPSQRLDSFHQTGPYNDSPGNALNIPVQGLQFQRNEEIFDTLQGPNFNGTLLGEXMFGLQKFPKAPNRASGHYLNEQNLESFQLGNLGNLPSPMSVGALQTSQQVLTGVAQPVAFGQGQQFLPVHPQKAGAFHPNPSGGLPKAYPDHHLGEVDVKELYAKLVKTGILKLSQPDSTATQEKEADAQAPPEEAKDQNEDQDAPDLTNFTTEALKQRYDSVINRLYTGIQCPSCGMRFVTSQRDVYADHLDWHYRQNRSKKDVSRKVTHRRWYYSLTDWIEFEETADLEERSKGQLFEQVHEVVVLKSQEASKEKEFQRVPAGPAGALESCEICQEQFEQFWDEEEEAWHLKNAIGVDGKIYHPSCYADYQNTSSFDWTPSAIKTPVENPWNIRVNIVKKESQDPCESPKVKEEHVDAPPACSEESVAAPTDIKTENDTVESV is encoded by the exons ATGTCAGAGCAGATGCCAGACAAGGCTGGGGCTGCCGGGGCCCTGGAAGACATCTGTCGGGATTATCAGTCATCGCTGGAAGACCTGACCTTCAACAGCAAACCCCACATCAATATGCTGACCATTGTAGCTGAGGAGAACCTGCCCTTCGCCAAGGAGATCGTCTCTCTCATTGAGGCCCAAACAGCCAAGGCTccttcctcagagaagcttcctcttatgTACCTCATGGATTCTATTGTGAAAAATGTTGGAAGAGAGTATCTCACTGCCTTTACAAAAAATCTAGTTgcaacatttatttgtgtgtttgaaaaggtggataaaaatactagaaaaagtttatttaaattacGTTCCACATGGGATGAAATATTCCCTTTGAAGAAACTTTATGTCTTGGATGTCAGAGTCAATTCACTAGATCCTGCTTGGCCTATTAAACCTCTGCCCCCTGATGTAAAGACATCTAGCATGCACGTGAAttgcaaatttttaaataaatcacctGAGGAAGCTTCAGCACCTGGGACAGTGCTCAGCTCCCCCAGTATCTCCACTCCTCTGATTGAACCCCACATACAAAAGAATCTTACTCAAGAGCAACTAATAGGGCAAGAGGTACTTGAAAACCCAAAACAGTTGTTAGAACTTCagcagaagaagcagcagctTGAGTTGGAAGAAGCTAAGGCACCACTGGCGGGATCTCTCAGCGTTCAGCAGGAGACAGCCAACTTGGGGCCTGGAACACTACCATGGAAGTTACGTGTTTCACAAATTCCCACCATGGCCATAAAAACTCCCCATCAGGTTCCCGTGCAACCTGACAAAAGCCGACCAGGTCCATCCTTACAAACTCAAGACTTAAAAGGGATTACACGGGATCCCCGTCTGAACAGGAGGAGACAACATTCTTCCCATGGCAAAGAGCAGAGTCTCAGGAAGGAATATGTAATGAACCCATTAAACGAGTCTGATAGTAACACAAGGAAAACTGTACCCTCTGAAGAACTAAATTCATCCAAGCAAGCAAAAAGTGAGTCAAGTGAAAGAATAACCAAGAATGAACTTGACCAGTTAGATTCTAAATCTACATCTAAATCACAATCAcctttgaaaaacaaatcatCCCACAAAAAAGACTTGAAAAATCAAGACTGGGAAAGGATGAGGGTGTGTGGTATGAACAAGAGAGATCCACGAATAAAAGAGTATCTTCAGGATAGAGCTGAGGGCAAAGAAgaagatgtaaaagaaaagagaaaaactgcaGAGAAGATGGATAAAGATGAGCACATGGAATCATCTGAACACAGGCTGATTGGAAGTAGAAGTCAAATCATAAATGGCATTGTGAAAAAACAGGACATGTTTACAGAAGACCTGGAAAAACAGGGGCCAAAACCAGGGAGAACAAGGACTCGAAAGAGATCAAGATCAAGGTCACCTAGGTCTCAGTCACCCAATGGAAGGCAAAGAAGTATGTTTCCAGATTTGGCCCCCAAAACTAGAAAGATGCATGAGTCAGGACTT AAACAGTCACATATGGAGGAGTTCCCAGCACCttctagggaagaaagaaatgttaaggGAAGTACTAAGCAGGATGGGCGAGATCCCAGACAGCTGAAAAAGATGGATGAACATTGGCCAAAAGAAACTGCAAGTCCACCTTCTGTGAAGTCAGGTGCTGAGCCACAAGAGAATATAGACAACTGGCAAAGCTGCAAGTCTGCCAAAGGATGGAAATCTAGTTggcaagaaaataaaagcatccaCGTGTGTGATGAACATAGTCAAGCACCTCATCTAAGGCATAGGGAGAGCTGGTCAAGCACTAAAGGAATCTTGTCCCCTCGAACCCCAAAGCAGCACCGTCGACCAAGTGGACATGCCGATCTTCAGATTCCTACAGAGTTAACCATTGCAAGCAAAAGAGAAGTCCTTCAAACTTTGAGTGAACTTTCAGCTTCTGGTGACATTTCACAAGACCAATTCCTTGGTGTTGTGCATCAAATTCCACAGCTCTTTCAGTATCAAGAAGGTGGAAGGGAGGAGCAGAGATCTCCCTTCAATGATTGTTTTCCATTTAAGCGACCTAGATATGAAGATTCAGATAAACCGATTGTAGATGGCCCAGCATCAAGAATTGCTGGCCTTAATACAAATCAGCGGCTTACAGCTTTAGCTGAAGACCGACCATTATTAGATGGACCTGATAGGCCATGTGAGAGGAGACATGTCCCAGCCAAGATGATTTTGGAAGGACCTAATGAATTAAGCCATAGAATGGATGGACCCCCTACACCAGCTTCTCTTGGGTTGGAGGGATCACAAAGACAAAGCAGGGGAGGAGGCCTTATGCAATGCAGAGGACCACAAGGTCAGTTAGGAGGTGCGTGTCCTTTGAGATTTGAAGTTCGTCCAGGACCAGTACAATTACCTCTGCGACATGAAGGGACAATTgttcaaggaggaggaggaggagggggaggaggaggaggaggaggaggaggaggaggaggaggcagtttTCAATTTGAAGGTTCACCTAGTGTGAGTTTGGAGGGATCTGAAGGTGGTTTGGGATTTGAAGGACCTGGGGGTCAGCCTTTGGGCGTTCTGAGGTCTGAAGGCCCTCTCGGACATCCTGTGGGCAGTCTTAGATTTGATAATCCTCGATGCCAACCTTTAGGTGGGCTCAGGTTTAAGGGGGCTCATCATCGACCAGGGGGAGCAATTAGGTTTGATGGGCCTCATGGTCAGCCAGGTGGTGCTATCAGATTTGAGGGCCCTTTGCCACAGCAAGGAGTTGGAATGAGGTTTGAGGGTCCCCATGGTCAGGCTGTGGCTGGTGTGAGATTGGAAGGACATAATCAACTAGGTGGGAACCTTATGTCTGAGGGACCACATGGCCAACCAGGGTTTGGCATCAGGTTTGAAGGACCTTTAGTACAACAGGGAGGTGGAATGAGGTTTGGGGGTCCTGTGCCAGGAGGTGGCCTGAGAACTGAAGCACCTGTGGGTCAAGGGGGTCCACGATTTCAAGGTGGTCACTCTGTAAGGTTTGATGGACAGCCAGGTCAGTCATCACTTTTGCCAAGATATGATGGAACACAGAGCCTGCCAGGTCCTAGATTTGAAAGAGTTGGTCAGCCATGTCCACAGAGACTTCCTGGGTCACCTGGTCCGCAGGTTCAAGTGAGATTTGATAGTGTAACTCAAAGATTTGATGGGCCACAACAGCAGCAAGCATCAAGATCTGATATTCCTCTTTGTGTGCAAGGTACCAGATTTGACAATCATCCTTCCCAAAGGCTTGACTCTTTCCATCAGACTGGCCCATATAATGACTCACCTGGCAATGCTTTGAATATTCCAGTTCAAGGACTACAGTTCCAAAGAAATGAAGAGATATTTGACACACTTCAAGGACCAAATTTTAATGGAactcttttaggagaatgaatgtttggactacaaa AATTCCCAAAGGCCCCTAACAGAGCGTCAGGACACTATTTGAATGAACAGAATCTTGAGAGTTTTCAGTTGGGAAACTTGGGCAATTTACCTAGTCCAATGTCAGTAGGAGCTCTTCAGACATCTCAACAGGTTCTGACTGGTGTAGCTCAGCCAGTAGCATTTGGTCAAGGACAGCAGTTTTTACCAGTTCATCCACAGAAGGCTGGAGCTTTTCATCCAAATCCTTCAGGAGGTCTTCCTAAGGCATATCCTGATCATCATCTCGGTGAGGTGGATGTGAAGGAATTGTATGCAAAACTGGTAAAAACGGGAATTCTCAAATTGTCCCAGCCTGACTCAACTGCAACCCAGGAAAAGGAGGCTGATGCTCAGGCTCCCCCTGAAGAGGCAAAGGATCAGAATGAAGATCAAGATGCTCCAGATCTTACTAATTTTACAACTGAAGCATTGAAACAACGTTATGACAGTGTTATAAACCGGCTGTACACTGGGATTCAGTGTCCTTCTTGTGGAATGAGGTTTGTGACATCCCAGAGAGATGTTTATGCAGATCATTTGGACTGGCATTATCGGCAAAATAGAAGCAAGAAAGATGTTAGCAGAAAGGTCACTCATAGACGTTGGTACTACAGTTTAACAGACTGGATAGAATTTGAAGAAACAGCTGATCTGGAAGAACGGTCAAAAGGCCAGTTGTTTGAACAGGTTCATGAAGTGGTTGTCCTCAAATCTCAGGAGGCTTCTAAAGAAAAGGAGTTCCAAAGGGTCCCTGCTGGACCAGCTGGAGCACTTGAGAGTTGTGAAATTTGTCAAGAACAATTTGAACAGTTctgggatgaagaggaggaggcatgGCACTTAAAAAACGCTATTGGAGTAGACGGAAAGATTTACCATCCATCGTGTTATGCAGATTACCAAAATACATCTTCTTTTGATTGGACACCATCTGCCATCAAGACTCCAGTTGAAAACCCTTGGAACATTAGGGTGAACATTGTCAAAAAGGAATCGCAAGACCCCTGTGAAAGTCCCAAAGTAAAGGAAGAGCACGTTGATGCCCCACCAGCCTGTTCAGAAGAAAGTGTAGCAGCACCCACtgacattaaaacagaaaatgatacaGTTGAGTCAGTTTAa